One genomic window of Paraburkholderia acidiphila includes the following:
- the lptB gene encoding LPS export ABC transporter ATP-binding protein: MTAPQSYGRQLAGKTSTLVVRNLKKRYGSRTVVKDVSLDVKSGEVVGLLGPNGAGKTTSFYMIVGLVPLDAGEIDLDGQSISLLPIHKRAALGLSYLPQEASVFRKLTVEENIRAVLELQVDGNGKRLSKDVITARAEALLDELQIAHLRDNAALSLSGGERRRVEIARALATDPSFILLDEPFAGVDPIAVLEIQKIVKFLKQRNIGVLITDHNVRETLGICDHAYIISDGTVLAAGAPGEIIENESVRRVYLGEHFRM, translated from the coding sequence ATTACCGCCCCCCAAAGCTACGGCCGCCAGCTGGCCGGCAAGACGAGCACGCTCGTCGTGCGCAACCTGAAGAAGCGCTACGGCTCGCGCACGGTCGTCAAGGACGTTTCGCTCGACGTGAAGAGCGGCGAAGTGGTCGGGCTGCTCGGCCCCAACGGCGCCGGCAAGACCACGTCCTTCTACATGATCGTGGGCCTCGTGCCGCTCGACGCCGGCGAGATCGACCTCGACGGCCAGTCCATCAGCCTGTTGCCCATCCACAAACGCGCGGCGCTCGGTCTTTCGTATCTGCCGCAGGAAGCTTCGGTGTTCCGCAAGCTCACCGTCGAGGAGAACATCCGCGCGGTGCTCGAGCTGCAGGTGGACGGCAATGGCAAACGTCTGTCGAAAGACGTGATCACCGCGCGCGCCGAAGCGCTGCTCGACGAACTGCAGATCGCGCATTTGCGCGACAACGCGGCGCTCTCGCTCTCGGGCGGCGAACGCCGGCGCGTTGAAATCGCGCGCGCACTCGCAACCGACCCGAGCTTCATCCTGCTCGACGAGCCGTTCGCGGGCGTGGACCCGATCGCCGTGCTGGAAATCCAGAAGATCGTGAAGTTCCTCAAGCAGCGCAACATCGGCGTGCTGATCACGGACCACAACGTGCGCGAGACGCTCGGCATCTGCGACCACGCGTACATCATCAGCGACGGCACCGTGCTCGCAGCCGGCGCACCCGGCGAGATCATCGAGAACGAAAGCGTGCGCCGCGTTTATCTCGGCGAACACTTCCGCATGTAA
- a CDS encoding LON peptidase substrate-binding domain-containing protein yields the protein MSSSPAVLADLPLFPLHTVLFPGGLLPLKIFEARYVDMASECLREHTPFGVCLLKSGAEVALPDETAVPESVGCLALIEQCDVETVGMLHIQAHGTQRFHLLSHRVEADGLLVGMAELIPEDIPLEGGKQLAQFGACAEVLERIIATIRERDAASLPFAEPFRFDDPSWVSNRLAEVLPIALRARQKLMELNDAGARIEIVHHYMQQHQLL from the coding sequence ATGTCCTCGTCTCCTGCCGTGCTTGCCGATTTGCCGCTGTTCCCGCTGCATACGGTGCTCTTCCCTGGCGGCCTGCTGCCGCTCAAGATCTTCGAAGCGCGATACGTGGACATGGCGAGCGAATGCCTGCGCGAGCACACGCCGTTCGGCGTGTGTCTGCTCAAAAGCGGCGCCGAAGTCGCACTGCCCGACGAAACCGCCGTGCCGGAATCCGTTGGCTGCCTCGCGCTCATCGAGCAATGCGATGTCGAAACCGTCGGCATGCTGCACATCCAGGCGCATGGCACGCAGCGCTTTCACCTGCTCTCGCATCGCGTGGAAGCCGACGGCCTGCTAGTCGGCATGGCCGAACTGATCCCCGAAGACATCCCGCTGGAAGGCGGCAAACAGCTCGCGCAATTCGGCGCGTGCGCGGAAGTGCTCGAGCGCATCATCGCGACGATTCGCGAGCGCGATGCCGCGAGCCTGCCGTTTGCGGAGCCGTTTCGTTTCGACGATCCGTCGTGGGTATCGAACCGTCTCGCCGAGGTGCTGCCGATCGCACTGCGCGCACGTCAAAAGCTCATGGAGCTGAACGACGCGGGTGCGCGCATCGAAATCGTGCATCACTACATGCAGCAGCATCAGTTGCTTTGA
- the rapZ gene encoding RNase adapter RapZ, with product MRIILITGISGSGKSVALNALEDVGYYCVDNLPPRFLPQLAQYLSDDGYERLAVAIDARSSSSFDDMPEMIRDLALRHDVRVLFLNASTQSLIQRFSETRRRHPLSGSAAHDANVGMLKSLEEAIEHERELVSNLAEFGHQVDTSNLSSNALRQWVKVFVEGERGSLMLTFESFGFKRGVPLDADLVFDVRTLPNPHYDARLRPLTGLDQPVIDFLKAQPAVHEMIDDIYAFVAKWLPHFRADNRSYLTVAIGCTGGQHRSVFIAQTLATRFAGESNVIVRHRDAPLDVGESSRLIA from the coding sequence ATGCGTATCATCCTGATCACCGGCATTTCGGGTTCCGGCAAGTCAGTGGCGCTCAACGCGCTCGAAGACGTCGGCTATTACTGCGTCGACAATCTGCCGCCACGCTTTCTTCCGCAACTCGCGCAATATCTCAGCGACGACGGCTACGAACGCCTCGCCGTCGCTATCGACGCGCGCTCGAGTTCGTCGTTCGACGACATGCCGGAGATGATCCGCGACCTGGCGCTTCGCCACGACGTACGCGTGCTGTTCCTCAATGCGAGCACGCAATCGCTGATCCAGCGCTTCTCCGAAACGCGTCGCCGCCATCCGCTGTCGGGCTCGGCCGCGCACGACGCGAACGTGGGCATGCTCAAGTCGCTCGAAGAGGCTATCGAGCACGAGCGCGAACTCGTCTCGAACCTCGCCGAATTCGGCCATCAGGTCGATACGAGCAACTTGAGTTCCAACGCGCTGCGCCAGTGGGTGAAGGTGTTCGTCGAAGGCGAACGCGGCTCGCTGATGCTCACGTTCGAATCGTTCGGCTTCAAGCGCGGAGTGCCGCTCGACGCGGACCTCGTATTCGATGTTCGCACGCTGCCGAACCCGCATTACGACGCCCGTCTGCGTCCTCTCACCGGGCTCGACCAGCCCGTGATCGACTTTCTGAAAGCGCAGCCGGCCGTCCACGAAATGATCGACGATATCTATGCGTTCGTCGCGAAGTGGCTGCCGCATTTTCGCGCCGACAACCGCAGCTATCTCACGGTTGCGATTGGCTGCACGGGCGGACAGCATCGTTCGGTGTTCATCGCCCAAACGCTCGCCACGCGCTTTGCCGGCGAGTCGAACGTTATCGTGCGTCACCGCGACGCGCCTCTCGATGTCGGAGAGTCGTCACGGCTGATCGCCTAA
- the hpf gene encoding ribosome hibernation-promoting factor, HPF/YfiA family has product MNLKISGHHLEVTPALREYVITKLDRVLRHFDQVIDGNVVLSVDNHKEKDKRQKVEVNLHLKGKDIFVESANGDMYAAIDLVVDKLDRQVVRHKDRVQGHQHEAIKHQPAPIIEIPPQ; this is encoded by the coding sequence ATGAATCTGAAGATCAGTGGACACCATCTCGAAGTAACGCCAGCGTTGCGAGAATACGTGATCACCAAACTGGACAGGGTGCTAAGACATTTCGATCAGGTAATCGATGGCAATGTGGTCCTCTCGGTCGACAACCATAAGGAAAAGGATAAGAGACAGAAGGTTGAAGTGAACCTTCATCTGAAAGGCAAGGACATCTTTGTGGAGAGCGCGAACGGCGACATGTACGCCGCCATCGATCTCGTGGTCGACAAGCTCGACCGCCAGGTCGTACGTCACAAGGACCGCGTGCAGGGACATCAACATGAGGCGATCAAGCATCAGCCTGCGCCCATCATCGAAATCCCGCCGCAGTGA
- the mutM gene encoding bifunctional DNA-formamidopyrimidine glycosylase/DNA-(apurinic or apyrimidinic site) lyase, whose amino-acid sequence MPELPEVEVTRRGIEPWVAGRRVERVEVRNPALRWPVPATLARTLRGRTIRSVGRRGKYLLFEVDEGWFIVHLGMTGTLRVLRNLPKPPAAEKHDHVDWFFDDFTLRFRDPRRFGAVLWHPREAGDVLGHPLLAGLGIEPFTPAFDGALLFRETRGRKVAVKQALLAGDIVVGVGNIYASESLFRAGIRPTTPAGRVSLARYELLADAVRAVLASAIEKGGSTLRDFVGSNGQSGYFQLEYFVYDRAGQPCRVCGTPIKQIVQGQRSTYFCPRCQR is encoded by the coding sequence ATGCCAGAGTTGCCAGAAGTTGAGGTTACCCGAAGGGGGATCGAACCGTGGGTCGCAGGCCGCCGCGTTGAGCGTGTGGAGGTGCGCAACCCCGCATTGCGCTGGCCCGTGCCGGCCACGCTCGCCCGGACGCTGCGGGGCCGCACGATTCGTTCCGTTGGCCGGCGCGGCAAATATTTGCTGTTCGAGGTCGACGAAGGCTGGTTCATCGTGCATCTGGGCATGACCGGCACGCTGCGCGTACTGCGCAATCTGCCCAAGCCTCCGGCCGCGGAGAAGCACGACCACGTCGACTGGTTCTTCGACGACTTCACGCTGCGCTTTCGCGACCCGCGCCGTTTCGGCGCCGTGCTCTGGCACCCGCGCGAAGCGGGCGACGTGCTCGGCCATCCGCTGCTGGCGGGGCTCGGCATCGAGCCGTTCACACCGGCCTTCGACGGCGCGCTGCTCTTTCGCGAGACACGCGGGCGCAAGGTCGCCGTCAAGCAGGCGCTCCTTGCGGGCGACATCGTGGTGGGCGTGGGGAACATTTACGCGTCGGAGAGTCTGTTCCGCGCCGGTATACGGCCGACGACCCCGGCCGGGCGCGTATCGCTCGCGCGCTACGAACTGCTCGCGGACGCCGTGCGCGCCGTGCTCGCCTCGGCTATCGAGAAGGGCGGGAGCACGCTGCGCGACTTCGTTGGCAGCAACGGCCAGAGCGGCTATTTCCAGCTCGAATACTTTGTTTATGACCGCGCGGGCCAACCGTGCCGCGTGTGCGGCACGCCGATCAAGCAGATCGTGCAGGGCCAGCGTTCCACTTATTTCTGTCCGCGCTGCCAGCGTTGA
- the lptA gene encoding lipopolysaccharide transport periplasmic protein LptA has protein sequence MNDSLPRPLNGRSPGARRARFAALMALASALLFAGLAPAAHAERADKDKPLNIEADNMTYDDLKQQTVFTGHVVATKGTILIKADKLVVTQDPQGYQYATGTVAPGTPAEKLAYFRQKREGLDEYVDGTAERIDYDGRQDLTTLTTRATVRRLQGLSTVMDQVHGSVVTYDGQNDFYTAKSGKDVAGPGNPGGRVRAMLSPRNTTTGAQPSAGAPAALTPSTKLQEAPPQ, from the coding sequence ATGAACGATTCGCTTCCCCGTCCACTGAACGGCCGTTCGCCCGGCGCGCGCCGCGCACGCTTCGCGGCGCTGATGGCGCTCGCCAGCGCGCTGCTGTTCGCCGGCCTCGCGCCCGCGGCCCACGCCGAGCGCGCCGACAAGGACAAGCCGCTCAATATCGAAGCGGACAACATGACGTATGACGATCTGAAGCAGCAGACCGTCTTCACCGGCCACGTGGTCGCCACGAAGGGCACGATCCTCATCAAGGCCGACAAGCTCGTCGTGACGCAAGACCCGCAGGGCTACCAGTACGCAACCGGCACCGTCGCGCCGGGCACGCCCGCCGAAAAGCTCGCCTACTTCCGCCAGAAGCGCGAAGGCCTCGACGAATACGTCGACGGCACGGCTGAGCGCATCGACTACGACGGCAGGCAGGACCTCACCACGCTCACGACGCGCGCCACGGTGCGCCGCCTGCAGGGCCTCTCGACGGTGATGGATCAGGTCCACGGCAGCGTCGTCACGTACGACGGCCAGAACGACTTCTATACGGCGAAGTCGGGCAAGGACGTCGCTGGCCCCGGCAACCCCGGCGGCCGCGTTCGCGCCATGCTCTCGCCGCGCAACACCACCACCGGAGCGCAGCCGAGCGCCGGCGCACCGGCCGCGCTCACGCCGTCTACCAAGCTGCAGGAAGCGCCGCCACAGTGA
- the ptsN gene encoding PTS IIA-like nitrogen regulatory protein PtsN: MNRLAKILPIENVVVGLSVTSKKRVFEQAGLIFENQNGIARSTVTDNLFARERLGSTGLGEGVAIPHGRIKGLKQPQAAFVRLAEPIAFEAPDGQPVSLLIFLLVPEQATQQHLEILSEIAQLLSDRETRERLHTEEDRETLHRLLTQWQP; encoded by the coding sequence ATGAATCGTTTAGCCAAAATACTTCCCATCGAGAACGTCGTCGTCGGCCTGTCCGTTACCAGCAAGAAACGCGTCTTCGAACAGGCTGGCCTGATCTTCGAAAACCAGAACGGCATCGCCCGCAGCACGGTTACCGACAATCTTTTCGCACGCGAGCGCCTCGGCTCCACGGGCCTCGGCGAAGGCGTCGCGATCCCGCACGGCCGCATCAAGGGCCTGAAGCAGCCGCAAGCCGCGTTCGTGCGCCTTGCCGAGCCGATCGCCTTCGAAGCGCCAGACGGCCAGCCCGTCTCGCTCCTCATCTTCCTGCTCGTGCCGGAACAGGCCACGCAGCAGCACCTTGAAATCCTGTCCGAGATCGCACAACTGTTGTCGGATCGCGAAACGCGTGAGCGACTGCATACGGAAGAAGACCGCGAAACGTTGCATCGCCTGCTCACCCAGTGGCAACCTTGA
- a CDS encoding RNA polymerase factor sigma-54 codes for MKASLQLRLSQHLALTPQLQQSIRLLQLSTLELQQEVATAIAQNPLLENEDDWIASPLRVAADGSVIAQPPTPSGNEPMQGAAGSTTASNGSGENSESEPRGVDEYDGLGGDANGDASQWNLDDYGRSGNASDDDDLPPLQIHESTTTLRDHLMAQLRETNASQRDRALITFLIESLDEDGYLGATCEEILADIPEELEVDVDEFNAALALLHSFDPAGVGARSASECLKLQLLRVNSSPTRTLALEIVSNHLELLAARDFTRLRKQLKTGDDELRDAHAMIRSLEPFPGASYGKAEADYVVPDIIVKKAGQNWHAELNPEVVPKLRINHLYANILRNNRGDPGSGSLRQQLQEARWLIKNIQQRFETILRVAQAIVERQKNFFVHGEIAMRPLVLREIADTLGLHESTVSRVTTGKYMLTPFGTLEFKYFFGSHVSTDTGGAASSTAIRALIKQLIGAENTKSPLSDSRIAELLAEQGFVVARRTVAKYREALKIPAVNLRKSL; via the coding sequence ATGAAAGCCAGCCTCCAACTCCGCCTCTCGCAGCATCTTGCGCTCACGCCACAACTGCAACAGTCCATCCGGCTGCTGCAGCTGTCGACGCTCGAACTGCAGCAGGAGGTCGCGACGGCGATCGCGCAGAACCCGCTGCTCGAGAACGAGGACGACTGGATCGCAAGCCCGCTGCGCGTGGCCGCCGACGGCTCGGTCATCGCGCAGCCGCCCACGCCTTCGGGCAACGAGCCGATGCAGGGCGCGGCCGGCTCGACCACGGCATCCAACGGCAGCGGCGAAAACAGCGAAAGCGAGCCGCGCGGGGTGGACGAGTACGACGGCCTCGGCGGCGACGCAAACGGCGACGCGAGCCAGTGGAACCTGGACGACTACGGCCGCTCCGGCAACGCATCCGACGACGACGATCTGCCGCCGCTGCAAATCCACGAATCGACCACCACACTGCGCGACCATCTGATGGCGCAGCTGCGCGAAACGAACGCGAGCCAGCGCGACCGTGCGCTGATCACATTCCTCATCGAATCGCTCGACGAAGACGGTTACCTCGGCGCGACCTGTGAGGAAATTCTTGCCGACATCCCCGAAGAACTCGAAGTCGACGTCGACGAATTCAATGCAGCGTTAGCACTGCTGCATAGCTTCGACCCCGCGGGCGTGGGTGCGCGTTCGGCCTCCGAGTGCCTCAAGCTGCAACTTTTGCGCGTCAATTCGTCGCCCACGCGCACGCTCGCGCTCGAGATCGTGTCGAACCATCTGGAACTGCTCGCCGCGCGCGATTTCACGCGGTTGCGCAAGCAACTGAAGACGGGCGACGACGAGCTGCGCGATGCGCATGCGATGATCCGCTCGCTCGAACCGTTCCCGGGCGCGTCGTATGGCAAGGCCGAAGCCGACTACGTGGTGCCTGACATCATCGTGAAGAAGGCCGGCCAGAACTGGCATGCCGAACTGAACCCGGAGGTGGTGCCGAAGCTGCGCATCAACCATCTGTACGCGAATATTCTGCGCAATAACCGCGGCGACCCGGGCAGCGGTTCGCTGCGCCAACAGCTGCAGGAAGCGCGCTGGCTCATCAAGAATATCCAGCAGCGTTTCGAGACGATCCTGCGTGTCGCGCAGGCTATCGTCGAGCGTCAGAAGAACTTTTTCGTGCACGGCGAAATCGCCATGCGCCCCTTGGTTTTGAGGGAGATTGCTGATACGCTGGGCCTACACGAATCAACTGTCTCGCGTGTGACAACCGGTAAATACATGCTGACTCCATTCGGGACACTTGAATTTAAGTACTTCTTCGGATCGCATGTTTCAACGGACACCGGAGGCGCTGCATCGTCCACCGCCATCCGCGCCCTCATCAAGCAACTCATAGGAGCCGAGAACACCAAATCCCCTCTTTCAGACAGCCGCATCGCCGAACTGCTGGCGGAACAGGGCTTCGTGGTCGCGCGACGCACAGTCGCGAAGTATCGTGAGGCGCTGAAGATTCCGGCGGTCAATCTGCGCAAGTCTCTTTAG
- the mutY gene encoding A/G-specific adenine glycosylase, which produces MYRTSSDSAPLPAGAYPKELLTGFAPRLIAWQREHGRHDLPWQNTRDPYRIWLSEIMLQQTQVSTVIPYYARFLERFPTVESLAAAPDDDVMALWAGLGYYSRARNLHRCAQVVAQTHGGKFPSTVEALAELPGIGRSTAAAIASFAFGARETILDGNVKRVLARVFGVEGFPGEKRVENAMWTLAETLVPGPKASDADVSAYTQGLMDLGATLCGRGKPDCARCPFASDCVANTTGRQRELPAARPKKTVPTRRTWMLVLLDGDAVMLEKRPPSGIWGGLWSLPEAADEPALAERARDFGVTPERAASSSVLAPLTHTFTHFKLDIEPRVIELKRNAAPLEVNDGQSAWVPLGNIDAYGLPAPVRKLLDGLRGPLI; this is translated from the coding sequence ATGTATCGAACATCTTCCGATTCCGCACCGCTTCCGGCGGGTGCCTATCCAAAGGAACTGCTCACCGGCTTTGCGCCGCGCCTGATCGCGTGGCAGCGCGAGCACGGCCGTCACGATCTGCCGTGGCAGAACACGCGCGACCCGTACCGCATCTGGCTCTCGGAAATCATGCTGCAGCAGACCCAGGTCTCGACCGTGATTCCGTACTACGCGCGTTTTCTCGAGCGCTTTCCCACGGTCGAATCGCTCGCCGCCGCGCCAGACGACGACGTGATGGCGCTCTGGGCCGGCCTTGGCTATTACTCGCGCGCGCGCAATCTGCACCGCTGCGCGCAGGTCGTCGCGCAAACCCACGGTGGCAAATTTCCGTCGACGGTCGAGGCGCTCGCGGAGCTGCCAGGCATTGGCCGCTCGACGGCGGCGGCGATCGCGTCGTTCGCGTTCGGTGCGCGCGAGACGATCCTCGACGGCAACGTGAAGCGCGTGCTCGCGCGCGTGTTCGGTGTGGAGGGCTTTCCTGGCGAAAAGCGCGTGGAGAACGCGATGTGGACGCTCGCCGAAACGCTCGTACCGGGTCCCAAGGCGAGCGACGCCGATGTCAGCGCGTACACGCAAGGTTTGATGGATCTCGGCGCGACGCTGTGTGGCCGAGGCAAGCCCGACTGCGCGCGCTGCCCGTTTGCCAGCGACTGCGTGGCGAACACGACGGGACGTCAGCGTGAACTCCCCGCCGCGCGTCCGAAGAAGACGGTGCCCACGCGGCGTACGTGGATGCTCGTGCTGCTCGACGGCGATGCGGTGATGCTGGAGAAGCGCCCGCCGTCGGGTATCTGGGGCGGTTTGTGGAGCCTGCCCGAGGCCGCCGATGAACCCGCGCTCGCCGAGCGCGCTCGCGACTTCGGCGTGACGCCCGAGCGTGCGGCGTCAAGCTCCGTGCTCGCGCCGCTTACACACACGTTCACGCACTTCAAGCTCGATATCGAGCCGCGCGTGATCGAACTGAAGCGCAACGCGGCTCCGCTCGAAGTGAACGATGGACAGAGCGCATGGGTGCCGCTCGGCAATATCGACGCGTATGGGTTGCCTGCGCCTGTGCGCAAGCTGCTCGACGGTTTGCGTGGACCGCTGATCTGA
- a CDS encoding tetratricopeptide repeat protein, translating into MELSFVKLCVKRPATPRMPAAFARRLVGAAVLTAWALTTSSAYAQDPSPDTDDTSVTMPDAFGPASPDEKKDLPSVPLSSQIVFQVLAAEIALQRDQPAPAFQTYLALARDTHDPRMAQRGTEIALAAQSPSDALTAVQLWQQYAPDSERAAQLDASLLVLAGKPDDAQPLLARELAKVPADSRGQAILSLQLLLSRGPNRVGGLNVLKTLLKDDLNRPEAQLAIGRQQLLADDVPGARKSFEQALALKADYLPAALMLAQMGPEERAEGIASIEKYVQQNPKSREGRLALAQTYLAADRLDDAQKQFEILHKDNATDLMPLMALALISVQQKKFDAAQKYLTQYAQLAEKNPAADPGQAYIYLAQLSVEQKDDAGAQKWLDKIQPNSQQYVPAQITRAQILDKEGKTDDARRQLASIQADDPRDQALIARTDAAILFDAKRYPEAEARLAKATADFPDDPDLTYDYAMAAEKNGHYDVMEAQLRKLIKTQPDNPQAYNALGYSLADRNQRLQEADKLVEKASSLAPDDAFIMDSVGWVKYRLGDNADAIKLLRKAYSLQPNAEIGAHLGEVLWKNGDQDGARAAWREARKLEPDNDTLLKTLKRLQVNDL; encoded by the coding sequence ATGGAACTGTCTTTCGTTAAGCTGTGCGTGAAGCGTCCCGCGACGCCCCGCATGCCCGCCGCCTTCGCGCGTCGCCTCGTTGGCGCCGCGGTTCTCACGGCCTGGGCATTGACCACGTCGAGCGCGTATGCGCAGGATCCGTCCCCCGACACTGACGACACGTCCGTCACCATGCCGGACGCTTTCGGTCCGGCCTCGCCCGACGAAAAGAAGGATCTGCCGAGCGTGCCGCTGTCGAGCCAGATCGTCTTTCAGGTGCTCGCCGCGGAAATCGCGTTGCAGCGCGACCAGCCCGCGCCCGCCTTTCAAACGTATCTCGCACTGGCGCGCGACACGCACGATCCGCGCATGGCACAGCGCGGGACCGAAATCGCGCTCGCGGCGCAAAGCCCTTCTGACGCCCTGACCGCGGTCCAGCTCTGGCAGCAGTACGCGCCCGACTCCGAGCGTGCCGCGCAACTCGACGCCTCGCTGCTCGTGCTCGCCGGCAAGCCCGACGACGCCCAGCCGCTGCTCGCGCGCGAACTGGCGAAAGTGCCGGCCGACAGCCGCGGCCAGGCCATCCTCTCGTTGCAGCTTCTGCTTTCGCGCGGTCCGAATCGCGTGGGTGGCCTGAATGTGCTCAAGACGCTGCTCAAGGACGACTTGAACCGCCCCGAGGCGCAGCTCGCAATCGGCCGCCAGCAACTGCTCGCTGACGACGTGCCCGGCGCGCGCAAATCGTTCGAGCAGGCGCTCGCGCTCAAGGCCGACTACCTTCCCGCCGCGCTGATGCTCGCGCAGATGGGGCCGGAGGAGCGCGCCGAAGGCATTGCGTCGATCGAAAAGTACGTCCAGCAGAATCCGAAGTCGCGCGAAGGCCGTCTTGCGCTCGCGCAAACCTATCTCGCCGCCGACCGCCTCGACGACGCGCAGAAGCAGTTCGAGATCCTGCACAAGGACAACGCAACCGACCTGATGCCGCTCATGGCGCTCGCGCTGATCAGCGTGCAGCAGAAGAAGTTCGACGCAGCGCAAAAGTATCTGACGCAATACGCGCAACTGGCCGAGAAGAATCCGGCCGCGGACCCCGGTCAGGCCTATATCTACCTCGCGCAACTGTCCGTCGAGCAGAAGGACGACGCCGGCGCGCAGAAGTGGCTCGACAAGATCCAGCCGAACAGCCAGCAGTACGTGCCGGCCCAGATCACGCGCGCGCAGATCCTCGACAAGGAAGGCAAGACCGACGACGCGCGCCGCCAGCTCGCGAGCATTCAGGCCGACGATCCGCGCGACCAGGCGCTGATCGCGCGCACCGACGCCGCGATCCTGTTCGACGCGAAGCGCTATCCGGAAGCCGAGGCACGCCTCGCGAAGGCGACCGCCGACTTCCCGGACGACCCTGACCTCACCTATGACTACGCGATGGCCGCGGAAAAGAACGGCCATTACGACGTCATGGAAGCGCAACTGCGCAAGCTGATCAAGACGCAGCCTGACAATCCGCAGGCCTATAACGCGCTCGGCTACTCGCTCGCGGACCGCAACCAGCGCCTGCAGGAAGCCGACAAGCTGGTAGAAAAGGCCTCGTCGCTTGCACCGGACGACGCGTTCATCATGGACAGCGTGGGCTGGGTGAAATACCGCCTGGGCGACAATGCCGACGCCATCAAGCTCTTGCGCAAGGCCTACAGTCTTCAGCCGAACGCGGAAATTGGCGCGCACCTCGGCGAAGTGCTCTGGAAGAACGGCGACCAGGACGGCGCACGCGCCGCGTGGCGCGAGGCCCGCAAGCTCGAACCCGACAACGACACGCTCCTGAAAACGCTCAAGCGCCTTCAGGTCAACGATCTCTAA
- the hprK gene encoding HPr(Ser) kinase/phosphatase: MDTSSINAQSIFDDNATTLKLSWLTGHEGWERGFSTETVATATASADLVGHLNLIHPNRIQVLGDAEIHYYQRQTDEDRSRHMAELIALEPPFLVVADGMTAPPELVLRCTRSSTPLFTTPMSAATVIDSLRLYMSRILAPRATLHGVFLDILGMGVLLTGDSGLGKSELGLELISRGHGLVADDAVDFVRLGPDFVEGRCPPLLQNLLEVRGLGLLDIKTIFGETAVRRKMKLKLIVQLVRRPDGEFQRLPLESQTVDVLGLPISKVTIQVAAGRNLAVLVEAAVRNTILQLRGIDTLRDFMDRQRLAMQDPDSQFPGKLI; this comes from the coding sequence ATGGACACTTCCAGCATCAACGCCCAAAGCATCTTCGACGACAACGCCACCACGCTGAAACTCAGCTGGCTGACGGGGCACGAAGGCTGGGAACGCGGCTTTTCGACCGAAACGGTGGCCACGGCCACGGCGAGCGCGGACCTCGTCGGTCACTTGAACCTCATCCACCCGAACCGCATCCAGGTGCTCGGCGACGCCGAAATCCACTACTACCAGCGCCAGACCGACGAAGACCGCTCGCGCCACATGGCCGAGCTGATCGCGCTCGAGCCGCCGTTCCTCGTGGTCGCCGACGGCATGACCGCGCCGCCCGAACTGGTGCTGCGTTGCACGCGTTCGTCCACCCCGCTCTTCACCACGCCGATGTCGGCGGCCACCGTCATCGACAGCCTGCGCCTTTACATGTCGCGCATTCTCGCGCCGCGCGCGACGCTGCACGGCGTGTTTCTCGACATTCTGGGCATGGGCGTGCTGCTCACGGGCGACTCGGGCCTCGGCAAGAGCGAACTGGGTCTGGAACTGATCAGCCGCGGCCATGGCCTCGTGGCCGACGACGCCGTGGACTTCGTGCGCCTCGGCCCCGATTTCGTCGAAGGCCGTTGCCCGCCGCTCTTGCAGAACCTGCTCGAAGTGCGCGGCCTGGGTCTGCTCGACATCAAGACGATCTTCGGTGAAACGGCCGTGCGCCGGAAGATGAAGCTCAAGCTCATCGTGCAGCTCGTGCGCCGCCCGGACGGCGAGTTCCAGCGCTTGCCGCTGGAGAGCCAGACCGTGGACGTGCTCGGCCTGCCCATCAGCAAGGTCACGATCCAGGTGGCCGCGGGCCGCAACCTCGCCGTGCTGGTCGAGGCTGCCGTACGCAACACGATCCTGCAATTGCGCGGTATCGACACGCTGCGCGACTTCATGGACCGCCAGCGTCTTGCCATGCAAGACCCCGACAGCCAGTTTCCCGGCAAGCTGATCTGA